In Flavobacterium okayamense, a single window of DNA contains:
- a CDS encoding nucleoside deaminase, with protein MENIFTDEYFMKKALAEAETAFEKGEIPVGAVIVIDNRVIARSHNLTELLNDVTAHAEMQAITSAANYLGGKYLKDCTLYVTLEPCQMCAGALYWSQISKIVFGASDENRGFSKLGTQLHPKTQVVSGVLENECSLLMRAFFRTKR; from the coding sequence ATGGAAAACATTTTCACAGACGAATATTTTATGAAAAAGGCTTTAGCAGAAGCTGAAACCGCATTTGAAAAAGGTGAAATTCCTGTTGGGGCTGTAATTGTTATAGATAATCGCGTTATTGCTAGAAGTCACAATCTTACTGAATTACTAAATGATGTTACCGCACATGCCGAAATGCAAGCCATAACAAGTGCAGCTAACTATTTAGGCGGTAAATATTTAAAGGATTGCACGCTTTATGTAACACTTGAACCTTGTCAAATGTGTGCTGGAGCATTATATTGGAGTCAAATTTCAAAAATTGTTTTTGGCGCATCTGATGAAAATAGAGGTTTTTCAAAACTAGGTACTCAATTACACCCAAAAACTCAGGTAGTTAGTGGTGTTTTAGAAAATGAATGTTCATTACTAATGCGTGCATTTTTCAGAACAAAAAGATAA
- a CDS encoding alpha-2-macroglobulin family protein, whose product MKKQRILSVVIALLLVVSCSKKKSENFDSDYSLFKDYILNYSPGIISSSDDIRVVLAFDNQDWLENKELDKNLFEINPSVKGKVVALSSNTVAFVPDDKFNQNSTYQISFKLGKLKQVDKKLKEFNFTVKTIKQDFMVSVIDLQSYSKDYQYINGVLNTSDNLDFETAKQLVQVSQKDKKVNVKFNKELSSNREFKFVIDSIQRFEDDSKINISWNGKDFDIDQKGELEFDIPGKNNFKIISAEVEEGDNQVLLLNFSDPLKKGQDFNGLVEVETAQKLKFATAGNLLKVFFNEPLKGELLVEVFQGIQSEDGYKMKQNFSQKISFEQIKPQVRFIKSGTILPSSNNLKINFEAVNLKAVDVKVYKIFKNNILQFLQDNEINGNNNLRKVSSPIAKQTLYLKKNNLANYSKWNAYAIDLSKIIQPEPGAIYRVELTILKKYSLFKCNSSDEKEEENEDDVENESDEVRSTEYYYDDDYYYYNWYEREDPCSSSYYYNNTIGTNVIASDLGAIVKRGENGSYLIAVNNIVDTKPISGANVELYDYQQQKLASTATDVDGFAKIEVNRYAYFAIITKDKSTTYIKLDEGKSLSVSDFEVGGVTLEKGLKGYIYGERGVWRPGDTLHIAFMLNDNESKLEKSHPIKFKLSDPRGKLSYQAVQKYKESNHYKFTVATKPTDITGNWEAKISVGGANFYKNIKIETIKPNRLKIKNSFAGATISGSNPNKGTLEVSWLHGAVAKNLKVEMQAKFMKEATTFKNYSNYDFDDDVRDFYTEEVNVFSGKVDENGKTDVTLKPTVSKQAPGKLKIVMQTKAFETGGDFSTDVVSASFSPYKTYVGLKSPTPNKYGFLETDKVNKFEVVTLSENGKPKAVKDLEVRVYKVDWRWWWNSSGNDLSKYNSDNVTTAYKNFTISTNSSGKASFQFSVPEGDWGRYLVRVVDPNDGHATSTTEIIDWPYWSGKTKNGDASAANMLVFTSDKEKYAVGEKAIVSFPSSLGNRALLSLENGTKVVKTLWADTQKGETKVEIPVTADMAPNVYINITLLKPHASTVNDAPIRMYGILPIEVVDKNTILEPVLTMPEVLRPEQKASLKVSEKNGKAMSYTIAIVDEGLLDLTRFKTPNAWDKFYSKQALGVKTWDIYDDVIGAYGGKINQIFSIGGDEDLGGGSNKKANRFKPVVIYLGPFKLEKGQTKTHSFEMPNYIGSVRTMVVAGNDDENAYGSTEKTTPVRSPLMVLASVPRKISPNEKITLPVTVFAMEPKVKNVTVQVKTNNGIRVAQPSQSVSFSSPDEKMVYFDLNVGELTGLGKIEVIATSGSEKASYPVEIDIVNPNPETTDFVDVILEPNSTKQVNWTTFGVNGTNKASVEVSSFPTIDFNRRLKYLIQYPHGCVEQTTSSVFPQLYLNDIVSIDDGKKQQIQRNINIGIQRLGNFQLASGGLSYWQGNAHPDDWGTSYAGHFMMEAEKKGYVLPIGFKQKWISHQQRMAKQWRFDARYHNDFAQAYRLYTLALAGSSDLGSMNRLRETVGISNESKFRLAAAYAIIGQKKTALNLINGLTIENNNYYYYYGSEERNRAMLLETYLLVGDKAKAFDVATKLGKNLSSSNWMSTQTTAYSLYAMSKFAMANGGKGISVSLTQKGKTQPLTTSKSILDKTLDVSTGNNAISLKNNGNNTLYVRVLNSGILPVGEEKEVYKNISSVITYKAKNGTTLNLSSVTQGTEIVAQVTVRNTSYERVENVALTQIVPSGFEILNSRFTDFGNSTENKADFIDIRDDRTNFYFDLKAGETKTFTMYWNASYLGNYYLPGVQCEAMYDDNYLARNKGQWITIVKE is encoded by the coding sequence ATGAAAAAACAACGAATCTTGTCGGTTGTAATAGCTTTGCTATTAGTAGTGAGCTGTTCTAAAAAAAAATCTGAAAATTTTGATTCTGATTATTCACTTTTTAAAGATTATATACTCAATTATAGTCCGGGAATCATTTCTAGTTCAGATGACATTAGAGTTGTTTTAGCCTTTGACAATCAAGATTGGTTAGAAAACAAAGAACTTGATAAAAATTTATTTGAAATAAATCCTTCTGTAAAAGGTAAAGTAGTTGCTTTATCTTCAAACACTGTTGCATTTGTTCCAGATGATAAATTTAATCAAAACTCAACCTATCAAATAAGTTTTAAACTAGGTAAACTTAAACAAGTTGACAAAAAGCTGAAAGAATTTAATTTCACGGTAAAAACGATAAAGCAAGATTTTATGGTTTCTGTTATAGATTTACAATCGTATAGCAAAGATTATCAATACATAAATGGTGTTTTAAATACAAGCGATAATTTAGATTTTGAAACCGCAAAACAATTGGTCCAAGTTTCTCAAAAAGACAAAAAAGTAAATGTAAAATTCAATAAAGAATTAAGCTCTAATCGCGAATTCAAATTTGTAATTGACAGTATTCAGCGATTTGAAGATGATAGTAAAATAAATATTTCTTGGAACGGAAAAGATTTTGATATTGACCAAAAAGGAGAATTAGAATTTGACATTCCGGGCAAAAACAATTTTAAAATAATCTCAGCAGAAGTAGAAGAAGGAGACAACCAAGTCTTATTATTAAACTTTTCTGATCCCTTAAAAAAAGGACAAGATTTTAACGGATTAGTGGAAGTAGAAACAGCTCAAAAATTAAAATTTGCAACTGCAGGAAATCTTTTAAAGGTATTTTTTAATGAGCCATTAAAAGGTGAATTATTAGTTGAAGTTTTTCAAGGAATTCAAAGTGAAGATGGTTATAAAATGAAACAAAATTTTTCCCAAAAAATTTCATTTGAACAAATTAAACCACAAGTTCGTTTCATTAAAAGTGGAACAATTTTACCAAGCTCTAATAATTTAAAAATCAATTTTGAAGCCGTAAACTTAAAAGCTGTCGATGTAAAAGTTTATAAAATATTTAAAAATAATATTTTACAATTTCTTCAAGACAATGAAATAAATGGCAATAATAACTTAAGAAAAGTAAGTTCGCCTATTGCAAAGCAAACCTTATACTTAAAAAAGAATAACCTAGCTAATTATAGTAAATGGAATGCTTACGCCATTGATTTATCTAAAATTATTCAACCTGAACCTGGAGCCATTTATAGAGTTGAGCTCACTATCTTAAAAAAATATTCACTTTTCAAATGTAATTCTAGTGATGAGAAAGAAGAAGAAAATGAAGACGATGTAGAAAATGAATCTGATGAAGTTCGTTCAACGGAATACTATTATGATGACGATTATTACTATTACAATTGGTATGAGCGTGAGGACCCATGTTCATCATCCTATTATTATAATAATACTATAGGAACGAATGTTATTGCTTCCGATTTAGGGGCGATTGTAAAAAGAGGTGAAAATGGCAGTTATCTTATTGCTGTGAATAACATTGTAGATACAAAACCTATTTCTGGCGCTAACGTAGAATTGTATGATTACCAACAACAAAAATTAGCCTCTACTGCTACCGATGTAGATGGATTCGCAAAAATAGAAGTTAATCGCTATGCCTATTTCGCCATCATAACAAAAGATAAAAGCACAACCTATATTAAACTCGACGAAGGAAAATCTTTATCGGTTAGTGATTTTGAAGTAGGTGGCGTTACTTTAGAAAAAGGATTAAAAGGATATATATATGGTGAACGCGGTGTCTGGCGTCCTGGCGACACTTTGCATATTGCATTTATGCTTAATGATAATGAAAGTAAACTCGAAAAATCGCACCCTATTAAATTCAAACTTTCAGATCCAAGAGGAAAACTTTCTTATCAAGCAGTTCAAAAATATAAAGAATCGAATCATTATAAATTTACGGTTGCTACAAAACCAACAGATATTACAGGTAATTGGGAAGCTAAAATAAGTGTTGGTGGTGCTAATTTTTATAAAAACATTAAAATTGAGACCATTAAACCAAATCGTTTAAAAATTAAAAACAGTTTTGCAGGCGCTACAATTTCTGGAAGTAATCCAAACAAAGGAACTTTAGAAGTCTCTTGGCTACATGGCGCAGTTGCTAAAAATTTAAAGGTAGAAATGCAGGCAAAATTTATGAAAGAAGCCACTACTTTTAAAAATTACAGCAATTATGATTTTGACGATGATGTAAGAGATTTTTACACTGAAGAAGTTAACGTTTTTTCAGGTAAAGTAGATGAAAATGGTAAAACAGATGTAACCTTAAAACCAACTGTTTCTAAACAAGCGCCTGGAAAATTAAAAATTGTAATGCAAACAAAAGCCTTTGAAACAGGTGGCGATTTTAGTACTGATGTTGTTTCGGCTTCATTTTCGCCTTACAAAACGTATGTTGGATTAAAAAGTCCAACTCCAAACAAATATGGTTTTTTAGAAACTGACAAAGTCAACAAATTTGAAGTGGTTACACTTTCTGAAAACGGAAAACCAAAAGCTGTAAAAGATTTAGAAGTACGGGTATATAAAGTCGATTGGCGTTGGTGGTGGAATTCATCTGGAAACGATTTATCAAAATACAATTCAGATAATGTAACAACTGCTTATAAAAACTTCACTATTTCAACTAATTCAAGTGGAAAAGCAAGTTTTCAATTTTCAGTTCCTGAAGGCGATTGGGGAAGATATTTAGTTCGCGTTGTAGATCCAAACGACGGACATGCAACGAGCACAACAGAAATTATCGATTGGCCTTATTGGTCGGGTAAAACTAAAAACGGTGATGCTTCAGCAGCAAACATGCTTGTATTTACTTCCGATAAAGAAAAATATGCTGTAGGCGAAAAAGCTATTGTTTCTTTCCCTTCAAGTTTAGGCAATCGCGCTTTACTTTCTCTAGAAAACGGAACTAAAGTAGTAAAAACACTTTGGGCAGATACACAAAAAGGTGAAACCAAAGTCGAAATTCCAGTTACTGCTGATATGGCCCCAAATGTATACATCAACATTACGTTATTGAAACCACATGCTTCAACTGTAAATGATGCGCCAATTCGTATGTATGGAATTTTACCTATTGAAGTGGTTGATAAAAACACGATTCTAGAACCTGTTTTAACCATGCCAGAAGTACTTCGTCCCGAGCAAAAAGCTTCTTTAAAAGTGAGTGAGAAAAATGGTAAAGCAATGAGTTATACTATTGCTATAGTAGATGAAGGTTTACTGGATTTAACCCGTTTTAAAACGCCAAATGCTTGGGATAAATTTTACTCTAAACAAGCACTTGGTGTAAAAACTTGGGATATTTATGATGATGTTATTGGTGCTTATGGAGGAAAAATAAATCAAATTTTCAGTATTGGTGGTGATGAAGATTTAGGTGGTGGAAGCAATAAAAAAGCAAATCGCTTTAAACCTGTTGTCATTTATCTTGGACCATTTAAACTAGAAAAAGGACAAACCAAAACACATTCGTTTGAAATGCCAAATTATATTGGTTCGGTTCGAACCATGGTAGTTGCAGGAAATGATGACGAAAATGCTTATGGAAGTACTGAAAAAACGACTCCTGTTAGAAGTCCGTTAATGGTTTTAGCATCTGTTCCGAGAAAAATTTCTCCGAACGAAAAAATTACCTTACCAGTTACGGTTTTTGCAATGGAACCAAAAGTTAAAAATGTTACGGTTCAAGTAAAAACAAACAATGGGATTAGAGTAGCTCAACCTTCACAATCGGTTAGTTTTAGTTCTCCAGATGAAAAAATGGTGTATTTCGATTTGAATGTTGGCGAACTAACTGGTTTAGGAAAAATTGAAGTAATCGCAACTTCTGGAAGTGAAAAAGCATCTTATCCAGTTGAAATTGACATCGTCAATCCAAATCCAGAAACTACTGATTTTGTAGATGTAATTTTAGAACCCAATAGTACCAAACAAGTTAATTGGACAACATTTGGTGTAAACGGGACAAATAAAGCATCAGTTGAAGTTTCATCTTTCCCGACAATTGATTTCAATAGAAGGTTAAAATATTTAATTCAATACCCTCATGGTTGTGTGGAACAAACTACTTCAAGTGTATTTCCTCAACTATACTTAAACGATATTGTATCGATTGATGATGGTAAAAAACAGCAAATTCAACGCAATATTAATATTGGTATTCAACGATTGGGTAATTTCCAATTAGCTAGTGGTGGTTTATCGTATTGGCAAGGAAATGCACATCCAGACGATTGGGGAACTTCATATGCAGGTCATTTTATGATGGAAGCTGAGAAAAAAGGTTATGTGTTACCTATTGGTTTCAAACAAAAGTGGATTTCACATCAACAACGAATGGCTAAACAATGGCGCTTCGATGCTCGTTATCATAATGATTTTGCACAAGCCTATCGTTTGTACACTTTAGCGCTTGCTGGTTCATCCGATTTAGGTTCAATGAACAGACTTCGTGAAACGGTTGGTATTTCTAACGAATCGAAATTCCGTTTAGCAGCTGCTTATGCTATAATTGGTCAGAAAAAAACGGCGTTAAATTTAATTAACGGATTAACTATTGAAAACAACAATTATTACTATTACTATGGTTCGGAAGAGCGAAATAGAGCGATGCTATTAGAAACCTATTTATTAGTTGGTGATAAAGCAAAAGCCTTTGACGTAGCTACTAAACTAGGTAAAAACTTATCTTCAAGTAATTGGATGAGTACACAAACTACGGCTTATAGTTTATATGCGATGTCTAAATTTGCTATGGCAAATGGAGGTAAAGGAATTTCTGTTTCATTAACTCAAAAAGGAAAAACACAACCTTTAACGACTTCAAAATCAATTTTAGATAAAACGTTAGATGTGAGTACTGGAAACAATGCCATTTCATTAAAGAACAACGGAAATAATACGTTGTATGTTCGTGTATTGAATAGTGGAATTTTACCTGTTGGCGAAGAAAAAGAAGTGTACAAAAATATTAGTTCTGTTATTACTTATAAAGCTAAAAATGGAACCACTTTAAATCTATCTTCAGTAACTCAAGGAACAGAAATTGTAGCACAAGTTACGGTAAGAAATACATCTTATGAACGTGTTGAAAATGTAGCTTTAACGCAAATTGTTCCTTCAGGATTTGAAATTTTGAACTCGAGATTTACCGATTTTGGAAATTCAACAGAAAACAAAGCCGATTTCATAGATATTCGAGATGATAGAACCAATTTCTATTTCGACTTAAAAGCAGGTGAAACCAAAACATTTACCATGTATTGGAATGCATCTTATTTAGGAAATTATTATTTACCTGGCGTTCAATGCGAAGCCATGTATGACGATAATTATCTAGCACGAAACAAAGGACAATGGATTACAATTGTTAAAGAATAA
- the pbpC gene encoding penicillin-binding protein 1C, with amino-acid sequence MFLNRLWQYIKRNKIKTTIGIILVVVYYFSLPKVLFKNDYATVIESKEGQLLGAKIADDGQWRFPESDSIPHKFKTCIVAFEDQHFYKHFGFNPISMYHAFLQNRKANKVVRGGSTLTQQVIRLHRENQKRSYFEKFIEIILATRLEFRCSKDEILGLYAAHAPFGSNVVGLEMASWRYFGLQPHQLSWAEAATLAVLPNAPSLIYPGKNQQRLLDKRNHLLKKLWQDKIIDKETYELALLESLPQKPFDVPQIAPHLLQKTAKEHKGEKIKTTLSVYHQERINDIVKQYYNLYKQNEVYNIAVLIVDVKTRNIVSYVGNSPTDKNHQKDVDIIEAPRSTGSILKPFLYASMLDDGDILPESLIPDVPTQISGYSPQNYNLTYDGAVPANRALARSLNIPAVLMLQEYSVNKFYEQLQNLKLRNVNRQPSNYGLSLILGGAETNLWDLCRAYAFMSGTVNHFTTTQDEYRTNELANLNYNWNEKVDFGKSIQSKNIWNTSSIWQTFEAMKKVNRPEGDEAWQFYDSSIEIAWKTGTSFGGRDAWAVGVNKDYVVGVWVGNATGEGRPLLTGVESAAPILFDVFRIFPRSKWFETPYNDLEEVSICKNSGFLATNNCPSELKWVPKTAKKSKNCPYHKLIHLNQNKQYRVNSSCEAIEKIVTDSWFVLPPVMEWYYKKKNIDYKLLPPFKEGCENNDVSKKMDFIYPTSFTKIILTKNFEGNTQPVIIKVAHSNQEAELFWYLNEKYLGSTKTFHEMPIIASSGIYTITVIDEEGFEIKRKIEIEKS; translated from the coding sequence ATGTTTTTAAATCGTCTTTGGCAATATATAAAGCGTAATAAAATAAAAACTACCATAGGAATTATTCTTGTGGTAGTTTATTATTTTTCGTTACCAAAAGTGTTGTTTAAAAACGATTATGCAACTGTAATTGAAAGTAAAGAAGGCCAACTTCTAGGTGCAAAAATTGCAGATGATGGTCAGTGGCGGTTTCCAGAAAGTGATAGTATTCCACATAAATTTAAAACGTGTATTGTAGCTTTTGAAGACCAACATTTCTACAAGCATTTTGGCTTCAACCCTATTTCAATGTACCACGCTTTTTTACAAAACAGAAAAGCCAATAAAGTCGTTCGAGGGGGAAGTACGTTGACACAACAAGTAATTCGGTTACATCGAGAAAATCAAAAAAGAAGCTATTTTGAGAAATTCATTGAAATAATTCTAGCGACTCGTTTAGAATTTAGATGCAGTAAAGATGAAATTTTAGGATTATATGCCGCACATGCTCCTTTTGGAAGTAATGTTGTAGGATTAGAAATGGCATCTTGGCGTTATTTCGGATTACAACCACACCAATTATCTTGGGCGGAAGCTGCTACTTTAGCCGTTTTACCAAATGCGCCTAGTTTGATATATCCCGGAAAAAATCAACAAAGATTATTAGACAAAAGAAACCACTTGTTAAAGAAACTTTGGCAAGACAAAATAATTGATAAAGAAACGTATGAGTTGGCTTTATTAGAAAGCTTACCGCAAAAACCATTCGATGTTCCGCAAATCGCACCACATCTTTTACAAAAAACTGCAAAAGAACATAAAGGTGAAAAAATAAAAACGACACTATCAGTATATCATCAAGAACGAATAAATGATATCGTAAAACAATACTATAATTTGTACAAACAAAATGAAGTATACAATATTGCGGTTCTGATAGTCGATGTAAAAACTCGAAATATTGTTTCGTATGTTGGTAATAGTCCAACAGATAAAAACCATCAAAAAGATGTTGATATAATCGAAGCTCCAAGAAGTACCGGAAGTATTTTAAAACCTTTCCTTTATGCTTCTATGCTAGACGATGGCGATATTTTACCTGAATCCCTAATTCCAGATGTTCCAACACAAATTTCTGGTTATTCGCCACAAAATTATAACCTGACTTACGACGGAGCTGTTCCTGCAAATAGAGCTTTAGCGCGTTCATTGAATATTCCAGCAGTTTTGATGCTTCAAGAATATTCTGTAAATAAATTTTACGAGCAATTGCAGAATTTAAAATTACGCAATGTTAATCGCCAACCTTCAAATTATGGTTTGTCGCTTATTTTAGGCGGAGCTGAAACCAATTTGTGGGATTTGTGTCGTGCCTATGCCTTCATGTCAGGAACTGTTAATCATTTTACCACAACACAAGATGAGTATAGGACAAATGAATTAGCTAATTTGAATTATAATTGGAATGAAAAAGTAGATTTTGGAAAATCAATTCAAAGTAAAAATATTTGGAATACAAGTTCTATTTGGCAAACGTTTGAAGCCATGAAAAAAGTTAACCGACCAGAAGGTGATGAAGCTTGGCAATTTTACGATTCATCTATTGAAATTGCTTGGAAAACAGGAACAAGTTTTGGCGGAAGAGACGCTTGGGCAGTTGGGGTAAACAAAGATTATGTTGTTGGGGTGTGGGTTGGAAATGCAACTGGCGAAGGAAGACCTTTATTAACTGGTGTTGAAAGTGCAGCTCCTATTCTATTTGATGTTTTTAGAATTTTTCCAAGAAGTAAATGGTTTGAAACACCTTATAACGATTTAGAAGAAGTTAGTATTTGTAAAAATTCAGGATTTTTAGCAACAAATAATTGTCCTAGTGAACTAAAATGGGTTCCAAAAACGGCTAAAAAATCGAAAAACTGTCCGTATCATAAGTTAATTCATTTGAATCAAAACAAGCAATATCGAGTAAATAGTAGTTGTGAAGCAATTGAAAAAATAGTTACAGATTCTTGGTTTGTGCTTCCGCCTGTAATGGAATGGTATTACAAGAAAAAAAATATTGATTATAAACTACTTCCACCGTTTAAAGAAGGCTGCGAAAATAATGATGTAAGCAAAAAAATGGATTTTATTTATCCTACAAGCTTTACTAAAATCATTTTAACCAAAAACTTTGAAGGGAATACACAACCCGTTATTATTAAAGTCGCACATTCAAATCAGGAAGCTGAATTGTTTTGGTATTTAAATGAAAAGTACTTAGGAAGTACCAAAACCTTTCATGAAATGCCGATTATAGCTTCTTCTGGTATTTATACAATTACAGTAATTGATGAAGAAGGTTTCGAAATAAAACGAAAAATTGAGATTGAGAAATCATAA